Proteins from a single region of Paenibacillus sp. BIHB 4019:
- a CDS encoding DUF4085 family protein, with product MKFCTREWYELMQITSFLIYPETEEQWEEELAYYRSEGVDYLGMQRESLEEKKEHLLKYLPEPFHLYIHDGTFNTVYLPPELKEMAKEWKQD from the coding sequence ATGAAATTTTGCACAAGAGAATGGTATGAACTGATGCAGATTACTTCATTTCTTATTTATCCGGAAACGGAGGAGCAGTGGGAGGAGGAGTTGGCCTACTATCGTTCAGAAGGTGTAGACTACTTGGGGATGCAGCGAGAATCGTTGGAGGAGAAAAAAGAACACCTACTAAAATACCTTCCTGAACCGTTCCACCTCTACATTCACGACGGCACGTTCAACACTGTGTACCTGCCTCCTGAATTGAAGGAAATGGCGAAGGAGTGGAAGCAGGATTAG
- a CDS encoding AAC(3) family N-acetyltransferase yields the protein MREQQLINSQKRPITINNIVQDLRRLGVREGDSVLVHASLSRLGWVCGGPQAMVQALMQAVGDEGTLIMPAQSGDWSDPAEWGNPPVPEEWYETIYRELPAFDPALSPTRGMGRIAELFRTFPATVRSAHPQVSFCANGKYAELITSEHMLSPQFGMASPLGKLYGLGAKVLMLGTGYESCTSFHLAEAICERLPMKQLGTAIYEGDERVWKWFTDFAYDSADFAQIGQCYDYEGSVQKGAVGSAESRLFDLKEAVDFAKQWLMFHRAME from the coding sequence GTGAGAGAACAGCAGTTGATCAACAGTCAGAAAAGGCCGATTACGATAAACAACATCGTTCAGGACTTGCGAAGATTAGGCGTTCGAGAGGGCGATTCCGTGCTGGTGCACGCCTCCTTGTCGCGCTTGGGCTGGGTATGCGGCGGGCCGCAGGCTATGGTGCAGGCGCTTATGCAGGCGGTTGGGGATGAAGGCACATTAATTATGCCTGCGCAAAGCGGAGATTGGAGCGATCCGGCCGAATGGGGAAATCCGCCAGTTCCAGAGGAGTGGTATGAGACGATTTATCGGGAGCTTCCGGCTTTCGATCCGGCTTTGTCGCCAACGCGGGGAATGGGGCGTATTGCCGAGCTGTTCCGCACGTTCCCGGCGACGGTGCGTTCAGCGCATCCGCAGGTGTCTTTTTGCGCCAATGGCAAGTATGCGGAGCTTATCACATCCGAGCATATGCTAAGCCCGCAATTCGGCATGGCATCGCCACTTGGGAAGCTGTATGGCTTGGGCGCCAAGGTGCTGATGCTGGGGACGGGGTATGAATCCTGCACAAGCTTTCATCTGGCTGAAGCGATTTGTGAGCGGCTGCCGATGAAACAGCTAGGAACCGCTATTTATGAAGGGGACGAGCGAGTGTGGAAATGGTTCACGGATTTCGCCTATGATTCGGCAGATTTTGCCCAGATCGGGCAGTGCTACGACTATGAAGGCTCCGTGCAAAAAGGTGCGGTAGGCAGCGCCGAGTCCCGGCTTTTTGATCTGAAAGAGGCAGTTGATTTTGCCAAGCAGTGGCTGATGTTCCATCGTGCGATGGAGTGA
- a CDS encoding GrpB family protein — MAERTKVVEVVPYDPVWKDQFQLIKDMIEGYIGELILGIEHVGSTSVEGLPAKPIIDLDVVVEDYSVLQAIVERLAKEGFEHQGNLGIEGREAFKRAFPDNFMKYHLYVCPKDGKGYLEHIAFRDYLRSNEAARREYGSLKDKLAE; from the coding sequence ATGGCAGAAAGAACAAAAGTGGTTGAAGTTGTTCCTTACGATCCCGTGTGGAAGGATCAATTCCAGCTAATCAAGGACATGATTGAAGGTTATATTGGCGAACTAATTTTAGGCATCGAGCATGTAGGGAGCACTTCAGTGGAAGGACTGCCGGCGAAACCGATCATCGATCTCGACGTGGTGGTGGAAGATTACAGCGTACTGCAAGCCATTGTGGAGCGTCTCGCCAAAGAAGGCTTCGAGCATCAAGGCAATTTAGGCATTGAAGGGCGGGAAGCTTTCAAACGGGCGTTTCCGGACAATTTTATGAAATACCATCTTTATGTATGTCCCAAAGACGGCAAAGGTTATCTGGAGCATATTGCTTTTCGTGACTATCTCCGCTCCAATGAAGCAGCCCGGAGGGAATATGGATCGTTAAAGGATAAGCTGGCTGAATAG